One genomic window of Mucilaginibacter sp. SJ includes the following:
- a CDS encoding KUP/HAK/KT family potassium transporter — MSNHKDLHKLSAAGFLISLGIIYGDIGTSPLYVFKAIVGQRQISETLILGGVSLIFWTLTLQTTLKYVVITLRADNKGEGGIFSLFSLVRRKAKWLIIPAVVGGCALLADGIITPPITISSAIEGLQTYYPNLPTVYVVMAIITALFIIQQFGTSLVGKAFGPIMFVWFTMMGFLGVTYIVHDPWIIRSLNPYYAIKLLTSSSSDGAFIILGAVFLCTTGAEALYSDLGHCGKANIRVSWVYVKICLILNYLGQAVWLLQRNGHVMDLNAQNPFYQIMPTWFLIYGIGIATVAAIIASQALISGSFTLIAEAVRLNLWPKVRINYPSEQKGQLYVPSVNWLLWAGCLGVVLIFKHSDKMEAAYGLSITVAMLMTTILVSKFLKRKKVPNYIINTFLAVYLLIEGTFLTGNLHKFLDGGWFTLSIGFVLFTVMWTWHTARKIRNRYVKFVEIEDYFDIIKELSSDESVPKYASQLVYLTSANFNSEIESKIVYSILQKQPKRADVYWLVHVDVVDEPYKREYEVDHLVPNKLIRIDFKLGFRVEQQINLLFRKVVEDLVKKGEVDITSTYKSLNRHKIVGDFRFVVIEKIFSRSHNLSFIERFIMDYYKQLKKVSLSEERGFGLDLSFVTVEKVPLVLAIPEAIEIHRVN; from the coding sequence GTGTCAAATCATAAAGATCTGCATAAACTGTCGGCCGCGGGCTTTCTAATCAGTTTAGGAATAATTTACGGTGATATTGGTACCTCCCCATTATACGTATTCAAGGCTATAGTTGGCCAGCGTCAAATTTCAGAAACATTAATTCTTGGAGGTGTTTCGCTCATTTTTTGGACATTAACCCTGCAAACCACTTTAAAGTATGTGGTGATAACCCTAAGGGCTGATAACAAGGGCGAAGGCGGCATTTTCTCGCTGTTTTCATTAGTACGGCGTAAAGCAAAATGGCTTATTATACCGGCGGTTGTAGGGGGCTGCGCCCTTCTGGCCGATGGCATTATTACCCCGCCAATTACCATATCATCGGCCATTGAAGGTTTGCAAACCTATTATCCTAATTTGCCTACTGTATATGTGGTAATGGCCATTATTACCGCTTTATTTATCATACAGCAATTTGGCACATCACTGGTAGGTAAGGCATTCGGGCCTATCATGTTCGTTTGGTTTACGATGATGGGCTTTTTAGGTGTTACCTACATTGTACATGATCCATGGATTATCCGCTCTTTAAACCCGTACTACGCAATTAAACTGCTTACCTCAAGCTCAAGCGATGGCGCGTTTATTATATTAGGTGCGGTTTTCCTGTGTACTACAGGTGCCGAAGCATTGTACTCCGATCTTGGTCATTGCGGTAAAGCCAATATCCGCGTAAGCTGGGTTTATGTAAAAATATGTCTTATCCTAAACTATTTAGGCCAGGCAGTTTGGTTGCTACAACGTAACGGCCACGTCATGGACCTTAACGCTCAAAACCCTTTTTATCAAATCATGCCAACATGGTTCCTGATATATGGCATCGGCATAGCTACAGTAGCGGCTATCATTGCCAGCCAGGCGCTGATATCAGGTTCGTTTACGCTCATTGCCGAAGCTGTAAGGCTTAACCTTTGGCCAAAAGTTAGGATCAACTATCCATCAGAGCAAAAAGGACAGTTATATGTGCCCAGCGTTAACTGGCTGCTTTGGGCCGGTTGTTTAGGTGTAGTGCTGATATTCAAACACTCGGACAAAATGGAGGCTGCTTACGGTTTAAGTATTACCGTAGCCATGCTCATGACTACCATACTGGTATCCAAATTCCTGAAACGCAAAAAAGTACCTAACTATATCATCAATACGTTTTTGGCGGTTTACCTGCTTATTGAAGGAACCTTCCTTACCGGTAACCTGCATAAGTTTTTAGATGGCGGTTGGTTTACACTGTCGATAGGTTTTGTGCTGTTTACTGTAATGTGGACCTGGCATACCGCCCGCAAGATCAGGAACCGTTATGTGAAGTTTGTTGAGATAGAAGATTATTTTGACATCATAAAAGAGCTAAGCTCCGACGAAAGTGTGCCTAAATATGCTTCGCAGTTGGTTTATTTAACCAGCGCCAACTTCAATTCTGAAATTGAATCAAAAATTGTTTATTCCATACTGCAAAAGCAGCCTAAACGTGCCGATGTTTACTGGCTGGTACACGTTGACGTAGTGGACGAACCTTACAAACGCGAATACGAAGTTGACCATTTAGTGCCAAACAAACTCATCCGGATTGACTTTAAGCTCGGTTTCCGCGTTGAACAGCAAATAAACCTGCTATTCAGGAAAGTGGTAGAAGATCTTGTTAAAAAAGGTGAGGTTGATATTACCAGCACTTATAAATCACTGAACAGGCACAAAATTGTCGGCGATTTCCGTTTTGTGGTGATCGAAAAGATCTTCTCACGCTCACACAACCTGTCCTTCATCGAAAGATTTATAATGGATTACTACAAGCAGCTTAAAAAAGTGAGCTTATCCGAAGAGCGCGGTTTCGGCCTCGACCTGAGCTTTGTAACGGTTGAGAAAGTACCGCTGGTGCTTGCCATACCTGAAGCAATTGAAATCCACAGGGTTAATTAA
- a CDS encoding DUF5655 domain-containing protein, translated as MWTCPLCEREFTAANQVHSCRDRELSEALSGKSSHTITLFDHLVDEYLQIAEIKVYPTKSMIALGARVNFAYVTQLGKNFIDVVFPFKQVYDDNLCFSKIKQVPGTDQYNHYFRMYFKVDINDEVRKYMRMAWETGQ; from the coding sequence ATGTGGACCTGCCCCTTATGCGAACGTGAATTTACCGCTGCCAACCAGGTACATTCATGCCGCGACAGGGAGCTATCGGAAGCGCTAAGTGGTAAGTCGTCACATACGATAACGCTGTTTGATCATTTGGTTGACGAATACCTGCAAATTGCCGAAATTAAAGTTTATCCTACCAAAAGCATGATCGCATTGGGAGCAAGGGTAAACTTTGCCTATGTTACCCAATTAGGTAAAAACTTTATTGATGTGGTATTTCCCTTTAAACAGGTTTATGACGATAACCTGTGCTTCAGCAAAATAAAACAAGTGCCCGGCACCGATCAATACAACCATTATTTCAGGATGTATTTTAAGGTAGATATTAATGATGAGGTGCGGAAATATATGCGGATGGCCTGGGAAACGGGGCAATAA
- a CDS encoding amino acid permease produces MSKSIFRKKSVAKILNDVECGFSDSEHPGTTSSQLKKELNVKDLTLMGIAAVVGAGIFSTIGEASFHGGPAVSILFILTAVTCGFSALCYAEFASRIPVAGSAYTYAYASFGELIAWIIGWDLLMEYAIGNIAVAISWSEYFVNLLEGFHIHMPKFLTMDYVSALRGHEQVQAAGASLADISDKVKVEALAWDQAPGIGSFKLIANLPALLIVIIITYLVYVGIRETKKATNAMVVLKIVIVIAVIVVGFFYVTPANWHPFMPNGFSGVMKGVSGVFFAYIGFDAISTTAEECERPQRDLPRGMIYSLVICTVLYILIALVLTGMVSYKDLQVGDPLAFVFAKVGLNKISYVISISAVVATASVLLIFQLGQPRIWMSMSRDGLLPKAFSRIHPKYQTPAFATVVTGFVVAIPALFMNLTEVTDLTSIGTLFAFVLVCGGVLLLPREEAVKGKFHLPYVNGKFIIPIITLVILGSVAWFKPAAQVEMMQFKKLKDRSDIIDNMDNNDKLSLLKTTNQLYNANVTAQPDSAKKYFKDIEEDKFNTALRQTNDISEAKKYYLGFDGFLYNFPNYLFFILIIVIAVYSFIKNFSLIPVLGLMSCFYLMTELGYTNWLRFLIWLVIGLVIYATYSYKNSVLGKETKTA; encoded by the coding sequence ATGTCGAAAAGTATCTTTCGTAAAAAGTCGGTAGCAAAAATTTTAAATGATGTTGAATGTGGTTTTAGTGATAGTGAGCATCCCGGTACAACGTCATCCCAACTCAAAAAAGAACTTAACGTAAAAGACCTCACCCTCATGGGCATAGCCGCTGTTGTGGGGGCAGGTATATTTTCGACAATTGGTGAAGCATCATTTCACGGCGGCCCGGCGGTTTCCATCCTGTTTATTTTAACTGCCGTTACCTGCGGCTTTTCGGCCCTTTGTTATGCTGAGTTTGCCTCGCGTATCCCGGTCGCGGGTAGTGCATATACCTACGCTTATGCCTCTTTTGGCGAGTTGATAGCCTGGATCATAGGCTGGGACCTGTTAATGGAGTACGCCATTGGTAACATCGCGGTAGCCATTTCCTGGAGCGAATATTTTGTAAACCTGCTGGAGGGTTTTCATATCCATATGCCCAAGTTTCTGACTATGGACTATGTTTCGGCCCTGCGCGGGCATGAGCAGGTTCAGGCAGCAGGGGCAAGCCTTGCCGATATCAGTGATAAAGTAAAAGTTGAAGCACTGGCCTGGGACCAGGCGCCGGGCATAGGCAGTTTTAAACTCATAGCCAATTTACCGGCCCTTTTAATTGTTATCATCATCACTTACCTGGTTTATGTTGGTATCCGCGAAACAAAAAAGGCCACCAATGCTATGGTGGTTTTGAAGATAGTGATTGTTATAGCAGTTATAGTAGTTGGCTTTTTTTATGTAACACCTGCCAACTGGCACCCATTTATGCCTAACGGTTTCAGTGGCGTTATGAAAGGCGTATCAGGGGTGTTTTTTGCTTATATCGGCTTTGATGCCATCTCAACCACAGCCGAAGAATGTGAAAGGCCCCAGCGCGACCTACCCCGCGGCATGATCTATTCGCTGGTGATTTGTACAGTATTGTATATCCTGATAGCATTGGTGCTCACCGGCATGGTAAGCTATAAAGACCTGCAGGTTGGCGACCCACTGGCCTTTGTTTTTGCAAAAGTGGGTTTAAACAAGATAAGCTATGTGATCTCCATCAGTGCGGTTGTTGCTACAGCAAGTGTATTGCTGATCTTCCAGTTAGGTCAACCGAGGATCTGGATGAGCATGAGCCGCGATGGCTTATTGCCCAAAGCATTCTCACGTATCCATCCAAAATATCAAACACCAGCCTTTGCCACGGTAGTAACCGGTTTTGTAGTGGCGATACCTGCTTTGTTCATGAACCTTACCGAAGTAACCGATTTGACCAGTATAGGTACCCTGTTTGCATTTGTACTGGTTTGCGGCGGTGTGCTGCTGCTGCCGCGTGAAGAGGCCGTTAAAGGCAAATTCCATTTACCGTATGTGAATGGTAAATTTATTATACCAATTATCACCCTGGTGATTTTGGGTTCGGTTGCCTGGTTTAAACCGGCCGCGCAGGTTGAAATGATGCAGTTTAAGAAGCTAAAAGACCGTAGCGATATCATTGATAATATGGATAACAATGACAAGCTGAGCCTGCTTAAAACTACCAATCAGCTGTATAACGCTAATGTAACTGCCCAGCCCGACTCGGCTAAAAAATATTTTAAGGATATAGAGGAGGATAAATTCAATACTGCGCTAAGGCAAACTAATGATATCAGCGAGGCCAAGAAATATTATTTAGGGTTTGATGGTTTCCTGTACAATTTCCCTAATTATCTCTTCTTTATCCTGATCATCGTAATTGCGGTTTATAGCTTTATTAAAAACTTCTCGCTCATCCCTGTTTTGGGGCTAATGAGCTGCTTTTACCTCATGACCGAGCTTGGCTACACCAATTGGCTCAGGTTTTTAATATGGCTGGTGATCGGTTTGGTAATTTATGCCACCTACAGCTATAAAAACAGCGTGTTGGGCAAAGAAACCAAAACCGCGTAA
- a CDS encoding phosphatase PAP2 family protein → MKIGIKDVLHRIRPFFILYLIVLATCLTIKLLFTREAIFFTVNGWHQPWLDTIEPYVTDIGDGATAVIVSLAMLLFSYRSWLLMASSYAITSIAAQILKYIYIAPRPKLFFASQWTRVHTVEGVYILEKYSFPSGHTVSAFSAALVITYLCKNKGWGIPALFVAIMVGYSRIYLTEHFYEDVLAGSAIGVFVTIFWLTWLDGKQFINSAKWNRGLLDSVFKKAPVAN, encoded by the coding sequence ATGAAGATAGGAATAAAAGACGTGTTGCACAGGATCCGCCCTTTTTTTATCCTTTACCTTATCGTTTTAGCCACCTGCCTGACTATCAAACTGCTATTTACCCGTGAAGCTATTTTTTTTACAGTAAATGGTTGGCACCAACCCTGGCTTGATACCATTGAGCCTTATGTTACAGATATCGGCGACGGCGCCACAGCCGTAATAGTATCACTTGCTATGCTTTTGTTCAGCTACCGCAGCTGGCTATTGATGGCCTCAAGCTATGCCATAACATCCATCGCGGCACAAATCCTTAAATACATTTATATAGCTCCCCGGCCAAAGCTATTCTTTGCCAGCCAGTGGACCAGGGTACATACCGTAGAAGGGGTTTATATATTGGAGAAATACAGCTTTCCGTCCGGACATACGGTGAGTGCTTTTTCTGCTGCACTGGTAATAACGTACCTCTGTAAAAACAAAGGCTGGGGAATCCCAGCCTTGTTTGTTGCCATAATGGTTGGCTATTCAAGAATTTATTTAACCGAACACTTTTATGAAGACGTGCTTGCCGGCTCGGCTATTGGTGTGTTTGTTACTATATTTTGGTTAACATGGCTTGATGGTAAGCAGTTCATCAATTCGGCCAAATGGAACAGGGGCCTGCTTGACAGCGTATTCAAAAAAGCCCCTGTCGCCAATTAA
- a CDS encoding glycoside hydrolase family 130 protein — translation MRLSIERKPIRVNPDPKRVIARFFFNGNDRAKEVIERVMLISEDDAFGIVSPLLQEYSKRHRNITRVLNRHCSKLKPLFLELNIDFDTLTVYRKLLIGSYFTHEYSIESAAFFNPSIVEDPDQTELEDGQRRVIISFRAVGEGHISSITFRRAWIDKDNNISIQPAGSYIDEAEIVRNAVYNKKLFFEKAAITQINIDVISELESKLDHHFEYANLRRIIMDSQKLQEDDMKRLEYDKVLWLADSYYEIVFSLDTDISDRVIFPISEYERKGIEDARFVQFTNDDGSKLYYATYTAYDGSLIMPKLLQTTDFYNFKIMPLYGAGAQNKNLALFPRKVNGKYVMISRIDGCNNYIMYSDKINIWEKPVMLQQPKFSWEFVQIGNCGSPIETPDGWIMITHGVGPMRRYVLGASLLKLDDPTVEIGRLHEPLLIPNSDEREGYVPNVLYSCGVIVHNNKLIIPYGVSDSSTAFAEVCLDELLKKLKAFI, via the coding sequence ATGAGACTTTCTATCGAACGCAAACCCATCCGGGTAAATCCAGATCCGAAACGTGTAATAGCAAGATTTTTTTTTAATGGGAACGACCGTGCCAAAGAGGTTATTGAACGTGTAATGCTAATCAGCGAGGATGATGCTTTTGGCATCGTATCGCCCTTGCTGCAGGAGTATTCCAAAAGGCACCGTAATATTACCCGGGTGCTCAACAGGCATTGCAGCAAGCTTAAGCCCTTGTTTTTAGAACTGAACATTGATTTTGATACGCTTACCGTTTACCGCAAGCTGCTCATTGGCTCTTATTTTACGCATGAGTATTCAATAGAATCGGCCGCTTTCTTTAATCCCTCGATAGTAGAAGATCCTGACCAAACCGAGCTTGAAGACGGCCAGCGCAGGGTGATCATCAGCTTCCGGGCGGTAGGCGAGGGGCATATCTCTTCCATAACTTTTCGCCGGGCCTGGATAGATAAGGATAACAACATCAGCATACAACCTGCCGGCAGCTATATTGATGAGGCCGAAATTGTGAGGAATGCCGTTTACAATAAAAAGCTTTTTTTTGAAAAAGCAGCCATCACGCAAATCAATATTGATGTTATAAGCGAGCTGGAATCAAAGCTCGATCATCATTTTGAGTACGCCAACCTGCGCCGGATCATTATGGATTCGCAAAAACTGCAGGAAGACGATATGAAGCGGCTGGAGTATGATAAGGTACTTTGGCTTGCAGACTCCTATTATGAAATTGTTTTTTCACTGGATACCGATATTTCCGACAGGGTAATCTTCCCAATATCCGAATATGAACGTAAGGGTATTGAGGATGCCCGTTTTGTACAGTTTACCAACGATGACGGCAGCAAACTATACTATGCTACCTATACAGCCTACGATGGCTCGCTGATTATGCCTAAGCTACTGCAAACAACTGATTTTTATAACTTTAAGATCATGCCTTTGTACGGTGCCGGCGCACAGAATAAAAACCTGGCCTTGTTTCCGCGCAAGGTGAATGGCAAATATGTGATGATATCGCGGATAGACGGCTGCAATAACTATATCATGTATTCGGATAAGATCAATATCTGGGAAAAGCCGGTAATGCTGCAACAGCCAAAATTTAGCTGGGAGTTTGTGCAGATAGGTAATTGCGGCTCGCCCATTGAAACACCCGATGGCTGGATCATGATAACTCATGGCGTTGGCCCCATGCGCCGTTATGTACTGGGTGCAAGCCTGCTTAAACTGGATGACCCAACGGTTGAAATTGGCCGTCTGCATGAGCCTTTGCTGATTCCCAACAGTGATGAGCGGGAAGGCTATGTACCTAACGTGCTTTATTCATGCGGGGTTATTGTGCACAATAATAAGCTCATTATTCCATACGGTGTTTCCGACTCATCAACTGCCTTCGCCGAAGTATGCCTGGATGAGCTTTTAAAAAAGCTTAAAGCCTTTATTTAA
- a CDS encoding response regulator transcription factor, giving the protein MNVLIVEDEKGLALEVDEFLSHEGFTVEHARTKKSASEKIFVNNYDFILLDLGLPDGDGFDLLKMLKGMNEREDAVIILTARGAVDDRVSGLEQGADDYLAKPFSLNELLARMHAITRRKHRLESNDINVKGLKINIQNRTVTYNDERITLTKKEFEIFNYLVLNKNRVISRTNLTEHVWGDVLEINSDSNFVDVHVKNLRKKLSVYIAIDWFETVRSIGYRINI; this is encoded by the coding sequence ATGAACGTACTAATTGTTGAAGACGAAAAAGGCCTTGCGCTTGAGGTTGATGAATTTTTAAGCCACGAAGGTTTTACGGTTGAACATGCCCGCACCAAAAAATCGGCATCTGAAAAAATCTTCGTAAACAATTATGACTTTATCCTGCTCGACCTCGGCTTGCCTGACGGTGACGGCTTCGACCTGCTTAAAATGCTGAAAGGCATGAACGAGCGCGAAGATGCCGTAATTATTCTCACTGCCCGCGGCGCTGTTGACGACCGGGTATCGGGTCTTGAACAGGGTGCCGACGATTACCTGGCAAAACCATTTTCATTAAACGAACTATTAGCCCGCATGCACGCCATTACCCGCCGCAAACACCGCCTGGAGAGTAATGACATTAATGTAAAAGGCTTAAAGATCAACATACAGAACCGTACCGTTACCTACAACGATGAGCGCATAACCCTCACCAAAAAAGAGTTTGAGATTTTCAACTACCTGGTGCTTAACAAAAACAGGGTAATATCCCGCACTAACCTTACCGAACACGTTTGGGGCGATGTATTGGAAATAAATTCCGACTCCAACTTTGTAGATGTGCACGTTAAAAACCTGCGTAAAAAGCTATCGGTATATATTGCTATAGATTGGTTTGAAACCGTAAGGAGTATCGGCTACCGTATCAACATCTGA
- a CDS encoding sensor histidine kinase has translation MKLQVKLALYNTLTKLAIILFTGLLILLSIEKISYNHVELRLEENERQTLKNLSSKEISSKLANQKPYTDYNILKEEFIIITPVKFEPTETKAAKFTTETRTSDLVTQTYRILTHQFNFNNHTYLLEIGVSVTSIEELKSIIKRFTLLTLVIALALTLVSDLVFTKFLLAPFYKIIDRKLIKVNDPMNFDYEKIQTTTQDFELLDDSISTLMKKISNLFALEKQFIANVSHELLTPISIISSRLENILLQEELSEAGENKMHASLKTLNRLKSIINSLLLISKVENNQYDKADVVMIAGVIMEIQEELEDRLEEKHLTFNNNIKYIYSIMGNRPLMHTLLFNLINNAIKYNKPKGSITIADELKDDIYILEITDTGPGMDQQQIENAFNRFEKFETEEKESYGLGLAIVKSITAFHSIRVKIDSIKDQGTSIFLIFDRGPDFT, from the coding sequence ATGAAATTACAGGTAAAACTGGCCCTTTATAATACGTTAACCAAATTAGCCATTATACTTTTCACTGGCCTGCTTATCCTGCTTTCTATCGAGAAGATCTCGTATAATCATGTAGAGCTCAGGCTTGAGGAAAATGAAAGGCAAACACTTAAAAACCTCAGTTCAAAAGAGATTAGTAGCAAGCTCGCTAATCAAAAGCCTTATACCGATTATAATATTTTAAAAGAGGAATTCATTATTATAACCCCTGTTAAATTTGAGCCCACCGAAACCAAAGCTGCAAAGTTCACAACCGAAACCCGTACCAGTGACCTGGTCACGCAAACTTATCGTATCCTAACTCACCAGTTTAATTTTAACAACCATACCTATCTGCTTGAAATTGGCGTGTCAGTTACCTCCATTGAAGAATTAAAATCCATCATTAAACGGTTTACCCTTTTAACACTGGTGATAGCACTCGCCCTCACACTGGTAAGCGACCTGGTGTTTACCAAATTTTTGCTTGCCCCCTTTTATAAGATCATCGACCGCAAACTGATCAAAGTAAATGATCCCATGAACTTTGATTATGAAAAGATCCAGACCACCACCCAGGATTTTGAACTGCTTGATGACAGTATCAGTACACTCATGAAAAAGATCAGTAACCTGTTTGCTCTGGAAAAACAGTTCATTGCCAATGTATCGCATGAGTTACTTACGCCCATATCAATTATCAGCTCCCGGCTGGAGAATATTTTATTGCAGGAAGAACTTAGCGAAGCCGGCGAAAACAAGATGCACGCTTCGCTGAAGACATTAAACCGGCTTAAATCTATTATTAACAGCCTGCTGCTCATCTCAAAAGTTGAAAATAATCAGTATGACAAGGCCGACGTAGTGATGATAGCAGGCGTAATTATGGAGATCCAGGAAGAACTGGAAGACCGCCTGGAGGAAAAGCACCTCACTTTTAACAACAACATCAAATATATTTACTCCATTATGGGTAACCGCCCGCTGATGCATACCCTGCTATTCAATCTCATCAACAATGCAATCAAATACAATAAACCCAAAGGCAGCATAACCATTGCCGATGAACTTAAGGATGATATTTATATACTTGAAATTACCGATACAGGCCCGGGCATGGACCAGCAACAAATAGAAAACGCTTTTAACCGTTTTGAAAAATTTGAAACTGAAGAAAAGGAAAGCTATGGCCTTGGTTTAGCCATTGTAAAAAGCATTACCGCCTTTCATAGCATCAGGGTAAAAATAGACTCGATAAAAGACCAGGGCACCAGTATATTCCTCATATTTGACCGCGGACCGGACTTCACTTAA
- a CDS encoding DUF58 domain-containing protein, translating into MPKLNDDQQIRQLANLELLARQVVEGFITGLHQSPFHGFSVEFAEHRLYNNGESVKNIDWKLLARTDKLFVKQFEEETNLRCFLLLDTSSSMNFPETGTNKLQFSVYAIASLMYLFKKQRDAFGLCLFSDKIDWISAAKSTTTHLFYLYAELEKMYASPKANTQTNITNVLHHIAQEIHQRSLVIIFSDMLENNLDMEKQQALFAAIQHLKFNKHEVVIFNVTDKQKELEFNFDNRPHHFVDIESGDELKVNPARIRDAYKASLKEYRHQLELKCAQYHIDLVDADIHEGYHHILNTYLVKRNKMI; encoded by the coding sequence ATGCCCAAATTAAACGATGATCAGCAAATAAGGCAACTGGCCAATCTCGAGTTGCTGGCCCGACAGGTGGTTGAAGGCTTTATCACCGGCCTGCACCAAAGTCCTTTTCACGGCTTTTCTGTGGAGTTTGCCGAGCACCGTTTGTACAATAATGGCGAATCGGTAAAAAATATCGACTGGAAGCTGCTGGCCCGTACCGATAAATTGTTTGTAAAGCAGTTTGAAGAGGAAACTAATCTTCGCTGTTTTTTGCTGCTGGATACTTCATCATCCATGAACTTTCCTGAAACGGGTACTAATAAACTTCAGTTTTCTGTTTATGCCATAGCATCGCTCATGTACCTGTTTAAAAAACAACGTGACGCTTTTGGACTTTGCCTTTTTTCGGATAAAATAGACTGGATCAGCGCGGCAAAATCAACAACTACGCACCTGTTTTATTTATATGCCGAACTGGAAAAAATGTATGCCAGCCCTAAAGCAAATACCCAAACCAATATCACCAATGTACTGCATCATATAGCCCAGGAAATTCACCAGCGCTCGTTGGTGATCATTTTTAGCGATATGCTGGAGAATAACCTGGATATGGAAAAGCAGCAAGCTTTATTTGCGGCAATTCAGCATTTAAAGTTTAATAAGCATGAGGTAGTAATTTTTAATGTTACCGATAAGCAAAAAGAACTTGAGTTTAATTTTGATAACCGCCCACATCACTTTGTCGATATTGAAAGCGGCGACGAGCTGAAGGTAAACCCGGCCCGCATCCGCGATGCTTATAAAGCATCGTTAAAAGAATACCGGCATCAGTTGGAGCTAAAATGTGCGCAGTATCATATTGACCTGGTTGATGCTGATATTCATGAAGGCTATCATCATATCCTGAATACCTACCTGGTTAAGCGCAATAAGATGATATAA
- the trxA gene encoding thioredoxin: MALEITDANFDELVLKSDKPVLIDFWAEWCGPCRMVGPVVEDIAKEYEGKAVVGKVDVDNNPGISVKYGIRNIPALLFFKNGEIVDKQIGAVPKSVLTDKLVKQLA, encoded by the coding sequence ATGGCTTTAGAAATAACTGATGCAAACTTTGACGAGCTTGTCCTGAAATCAGACAAACCGGTATTAATTGACTTTTGGGCAGAATGGTGTGGTCCGTGTAGGATGGTAGGTCCGGTAGTTGAAGATATTGCAAAAGAATATGAAGGCAAAGCTGTTGTTGGTAAAGTAGACGTTGACAACAACCCAGGCATATCTGTAAAATACGGTATCCGTAACATCCCTGCCTTATTGTTCTTCAAAAATGGCGAAATTGTGGATAAACAAATCGGTGCTGTGCCAAAATCAGTATTAACTGATAAACTGGTAAAACAGTTAGCATAA
- a CDS encoding SDR family oxidoreductase, which translates to MKKLQGKTAVITGGNSGIGLATAQEFIAQGAKVIITGRNQKSINEALETLGADAKGVIADSGDMNQVKQLGEKVKAIAEKIDIVFVNAGIGQFNSTEQMSEQMFDDIMNINFKGAYFSIQQLLPLINGGGSIILNTSINAHIGMAGATVYAASKAALLSLAKNISAELLPRRIRVNSVSPGPVVTPLHTADKLGLTQEQLEGMGSELIKQIPMGRFGLAEEIAKTVTFFASDDSTFITGAELIADGGMATLKGA; encoded by the coding sequence ATGAAAAAGTTACAAGGAAAAACAGCAGTAATAACAGGCGGCAACAGTGGTATAGGCCTGGCCACAGCACAGGAATTCATCGCACAAGGTGCAAAAGTGATCATCACCGGCAGGAATCAAAAATCAATCAACGAAGCACTTGAAACACTTGGTGCCGATGCAAAAGGCGTAATTGCCGACAGCGGCGACATGAACCAGGTAAAACAACTTGGCGAAAAAGTAAAAGCCATTGCCGAAAAAATTGACATCGTATTTGTTAACGCAGGTATCGGTCAGTTTAATTCAACAGAGCAAATGAGCGAGCAGATGTTTGATGATATCATGAACATCAACTTTAAAGGTGCTTATTTCAGCATTCAGCAATTGTTACCTTTAATTAATGGTGGTGGTTCTATCATCCTTAATACTTCTATAAACGCACATATTGGTATGGCCGGGGCAACTGTTTATGCAGCAAGTAAAGCAGCATTGCTTTCATTAGCTAAAAACATTTCGGCCGAATTGTTGCCTCGTCGCATCAGGGTTAACTCTGTAAGCCCTGGCCCTGTTGTAACACCTTTACATACTGCCGATAAATTAGGTTTAACCCAGGAACAATTAGAAGGCATGGGTTCCGAACTGATAAAACAGATCCCGATGGGCCGTTTTGGTTTGGCCGAAGAAATTGCCAAAACAGTTACTTTCTTCGCTTCTGATGATTCAACATTTATAACCGGTGCTGAATTGATTGCAGATGGCGGTATGGCCACTTTGAAAGGTGCATAA